One window of Nitrospiraceae bacterium genomic DNA carries:
- a CDS encoding deoxyribonuclease IV, giving the protein MVNDIKRKAPQKKPNRRRLGVHTSIAGGIHTSLVRASELGCSTMQIFSHNPRGWLVRDILQEEKIQFEKLREELDISPVYIHTSYLINMASNSEVLREKSIALLKEEMRRADMIGADFVILHTGSASNDDEKIARSRAAASLKKTFEDEKWSAGLLLENTAGERGDITSKINELAEIMDRLDGLISGVCIDTCHAFAAGYDIRKYEGIEKISDEIKKYIGFDKFKLIHLNDSKGESGLHRDRHEHIGEGKIGRNGLKSFINHEPFSKIPIILETPKEKESDDEENIKKVLSMLKA; this is encoded by the coding sequence ATGGTTAATGATATTAAGAGAAAAGCCCCTCAAAAAAAACCCAACAGAAGAAGATTAGGCGTTCACACATCAATAGCAGGCGGAATTCATACAAGCCTTGTTAGGGCATCCGAATTAGGCTGCAGCACAATGCAGATATTCTCACATAACCCAAGAGGCTGGCTTGTCAGAGATATACTGCAGGAAGAAAAAATACAGTTCGAAAAACTAAGGGAAGAACTCGATATCTCACCTGTTTATATTCACACATCGTATCTTATAAATATGGCTTCGAATTCAGAAGTCCTTCGGGAAAAATCGATTGCGCTTCTAAAGGAAGAGATGCGCAGAGCGGACATGATAGGCGCTGACTTTGTGATACTGCATACTGGCAGCGCATCGAATGATGACGAGAAGATTGCACGAAGCCGAGCAGCAGCAAGTTTGAAAAAAACATTCGAAGATGAAAAATGGAGTGCAGGACTTTTACTGGAGAACACCGCAGGCGAAAGAGGGGACATTACATCGAAGATAAATGAACTTGCGGAAATTATGGATCGGCTTGACGGGCTTATATCAGGGGTGTGTATAGACACATGCCATGCGTTTGCCGCAGGATACGATATCAGAAAATACGAGGGGATAGAAAAAATCTCTGATGAGATAAAAAAATATATAGGATTCGATAAATTTAAACTTATCCATCTTAATGACTCAAAGGGCGAGTCAGGTCTTCACAGAGACAGGCATGAACATATTGGTGAAGGGAAAATAGGAAGAAACGGATTAAAAAGTTTTATTAATCACGAACCATTCTCGAAGATCCCCATCATACTTGAGACTCCAAAGGAAAAAGAGTCTGACGATGAAGAGAACATAAAAAAAGTTCTGAGCATGCTCAAGGCCTGA
- a CDS encoding FAD-binding protein, with amino-acid sequence MLHSYFIEKLIETLPDTKISTKPEDLVCYGFDASGLEKYPSAVVWARKLEDVVRVMQFAYKNKLAVTPRGAGTGMTGGSVPLFGSIVLSLEKMNKIVELDPNNLSVVVETGMINGKLQRELEYHGFFYPPDPASMNFCTIGGNVAENAGGPRAIKYGVTKDYVMEIEAVLPDGRVINTGVKTAKGVVGYDLTRLLTGSEGTLAVITKVRLRILPLPEEVITLLAMFDNIETCGEAVTKIISSRIIPRTLEFMDREAVMAVEDFKSVGIPKNTEAILLIELDGHPSAITKQAEKIAYICNSLKADVKMAEDNSAREKLWEARRSISPALYKIAGTKINEDIVVPRDKIPEMLKYLRKLSEENGIKIVNFGHAGDGNIHVNIMVEKQDSEKYQRTEVLVKKIFETTLKLGGTISGEHGIGITKAPYLGMEIKENELAIMKGIKNLFDPDNILNPGKIFS; translated from the coding sequence ATGTTGCATAGTTACTTTATAGAAAAGCTTATCGAGACACTTCCTGACACAAAGATATCGACAAAGCCGGAAGATCTTGTCTGCTATGGTTTTGATGCATCGGGATTAGAAAAATACCCTTCGGCAGTTGTATGGGCAAGAAAGCTGGAAGATGTTGTAAGGGTTATGCAGTTTGCATATAAGAATAAACTAGCTGTTACGCCTCGCGGCGCTGGCACAGGCATGACAGGAGGGTCAGTGCCGTTGTTTGGCTCTATTGTCCTGAGTCTTGAGAAGATGAATAAGATTGTTGAACTCGATCCCAATAATCTCAGTGTGGTTGTTGAAACAGGGATGATAAACGGAAAGCTTCAGCGCGAGCTTGAATATCATGGTTTCTTTTATCCCCCTGACCCTGCAAGTATGAATTTCTGCACAATAGGAGGAAATGTTGCTGAGAATGCCGGCGGACCAAGAGCTATTAAATATGGAGTAACAAAAGATTATGTGATGGAAATTGAAGCAGTTCTTCCTGACGGCAGGGTTATTAATACAGGAGTAAAGACTGCAAAAGGTGTTGTCGGCTATGATCTAACACGGCTGTTAACAGGCTCAGAAGGTACACTTGCAGTAATAACAAAAGTGCGGCTTAGAATTCTGCCTCTGCCCGAAGAGGTGATTACGCTTCTTGCCATGTTTGATAATATTGAAACATGCGGAGAGGCAGTAACAAAAATAATATCATCAAGAATAATTCCGCGTACTCTGGAATTCATGGACAGGGAAGCTGTTATGGCAGTTGAGGATTTTAAGTCTGTCGGCATCCCAAAAAACACGGAGGCAATTCTTTTAATAGAACTCGACGGCCATCCTTCAGCAATAACAAAGCAGGCTGAAAAGATTGCATACATATGCAATTCATTAAAGGCTGATGTGAAGATGGCTGAGGACAATTCTGCAAGGGAAAAACTCTGGGAGGCAAGACGGTCGATTTCACCTGCGCTTTATAAGATTGCGGGCACAAAGATAAACGAAGACATAGTTGTTCCAAGGGATAAAATCCCTGAGATGCTTAAATATTTAAGAAAGCTATCAGAGGAAAACGGCATAAAAATAGTGAATTTCGGGCATGCAGGCGACGGGAATATTCATGTGAACATTATGGTCGAAAAACAAGACAGTGAAAAATATCAGAGGACGGAAGTGCTTGTTAAAAAAATATTTGAGACAACGCTGAAACTCGGCGGCACAATTTCAGGCGAGCATGGAATTGGGATAACAAAGGCGCCGTATCTTGGCATGGAAATAAAAGAGAACGAACTTGCTATTATGAAAGGAATAAAAAACCTTTTTGACCCTGATAACATACTAAATCCCGGAAAGATTTTCAGTTAA
- a CDS encoding pyrimidine dimer DNA glycosylase/endonuclease V gives MRIWDIQPEKLCRNHLLGEHRELHALWTILTQNKKGYSRHPETLRWIGRLKALFKRHELLAEEMKNRGYSHQSGLDRKLARGRGVQDKFLQTKKKQAEILKNKKCGCNV, from the coding sequence ATGCGCATCTGGGACATCCAACCCGAGAAACTATGCCGAAACCATCTGCTTGGCGAACACAGGGAGCTTCATGCCCTCTGGACAATTCTAACCCAGAACAAAAAAGGATATTCAAGGCATCCAGAGACTCTCAGGTGGATAGGCAGGCTTAAGGCTCTTTTCAAAAGACACGAACTGCTTGCTGAAGAGATGAAGAATCGGGGATATTCTCATCAAAGCGGTCTTGATAGAAAACTTGCAAGAGGCAGGGGGGTGCAGGATAAGTTTCTCCAGACAAAAAAGAAGCAGGCCGAAATACTAAAGAACAAAAAATGCGGCTGTAATGTCTGA
- a CDS encoding YwbE family protein: protein MDGTNRADIKQGLRVSIVLKKDQQTGKLTEGIVKDILTNSSAHPHGIKVRLEKGEIGRVKKILG, encoded by the coding sequence ATGGATGGAACCAATCGTGCCGATATAAAACAAGGATTGCGTGTTTCAATTGTATTGAAGAAGGACCAGCAGACAGGGAAACTGACAGAAGGAATCGTAAAAGATATTCTAACGAACTCGTCTGCGCATCCGCATGGAATTAAAGTCCGTTTGGAAAAAGGAGAAATAGGACGGGTAAAAAAAATACTTGGGTAA
- a CDS encoding D-sedoheptulose 7-phosphate isomerase produces the protein MKEKILKIFEESISVKEKFIKENLETVIEVSKAIADAFNDGKKVILFGNGGSASDASHIAAEFVNRFKKERPSLPAIALNTDMAVITSIANDYDYSEIFSKQLKSLGDEGDIVIAISTSGGSPNVLKAMDAAKKKKMKTIALTGTKGEKFASKATYAFIVPSDNTPRVQETHITLGHALCQMVEEILFEAPRKK, from the coding sequence ATGAAAGAAAAAATCCTGAAAATCTTTGAAGAAAGCATAAGCGTAAAAGAAAAATTTATAAAAGAAAACCTTGAAACAGTTATCGAGGTTTCAAAGGCAATAGCCGATGCATTCAATGACGGTAAAAAGGTCATACTATTCGGCAACGGAGGAAGTGCATCAGATGCGTCTCACATAGCAGCAGAGTTTGTTAACAGATTCAAAAAAGAGAGACCCAGCCTTCCTGCAATTGCGCTCAATACCGACATGGCGGTAATCACTTCCATTGCAAATGATTATGATTATTCTGAGATATTTTCAAAACAGCTTAAATCTCTCGGAGATGAAGGCGACATAGTGATTGCAATAAGCACAAGCGGAGGATCCCCGAATGTGCTCAAGGCAATGGATGCAGCAAAGAAAAAGAAGATGAAGACGATTGCCTTAACAGGGACTAAAGGCGAGAAGTTTGCTTCAAAAGCGACTTATGCGTTTATAGTTCCATCTGATAATACGCCGAGAGTTCAGGAAACCCACATAACACTTGGCCATGCCCTCTGCCAGATGGTGGAGGAAATATTATTTGAAGCACCAAGAAAAAAATAA
- a CDS encoding YraN family protein — translation MRKTGIEGEKLAEDYLKDKAYRIISKNYKTKIGEIDIIADDNGTLVFVEVKTRKSNYFGYPFEAVGSKKQHKLKNLALLYLKKYKLDCPVRFDVISILLNTADGHIEHIKDAFEI, via the coding sequence ATGAGAAAAACCGGCATTGAAGGCGAAAAGCTGGCAGAAGATTATCTGAAGGATAAAGCTTACAGAATAATCTCAAAAAACTATAAAACAAAAATTGGCGAGATCGATATTATTGCAGATGATAACGGCACACTGGTATTTGTAGAGGTAAAAACCCGTAAAAGTAATTATTTCGGCTATCCTTTTGAAGCAGTCGGCTCAAAAAAACAACATAAACTCAAAAACCTTGCGCTTCTTTATCTTAAAAAATATAAATTAGACTGTCCTGTCAGGTTTGATGTAATAAGTATTTTATTAAATACTGCTGACGGGCATATCGAACACATTAAAGATGCCTTTGAAATATAA
- the ruvC gene encoding crossover junction endodeoxyribonuclease RuvC, whose protein sequence is MKHQEKNKSKIILGIDPGSISCGYGLITANTASKRYLNQYSYIGSGRIVFSPAQHLHSRLKELFYSITEIIREYNPDEAAIEKVFFAKSVKSALALGQARGSVLIAAVSCGLPIYEYSALEVKKAVTGYGRAEKHQVQVMVSKILDIKSKLSTDSADALAIALCHTNTFKLNRT, encoded by the coding sequence TTGAAGCACCAAGAAAAAAATAAGTCAAAGATCATCCTTGGGATCGACCCCGGCAGCATCTCCTGTGGGTATGGTTTAATAACAGCAAATACAGCTTCCAAAAGGTATTTAAATCAATATTCTTATATAGGCTCTGGAAGAATAGTTTTTTCTCCGGCACAGCATCTTCATAGCAGGCTGAAAGAACTATTCTATTCTATAACAGAAATAATCAGAGAATATAATCCTGATGAGGCTGCAATCGAAAAAGTATTTTTTGCAAAGAGTGTAAAATCAGCCCTTGCACTAGGACAGGCAAGAGGTTCGGTTTTAATTGCAGCCGTATCATGCGGATTGCCTATATATGAATACAGCGCGCTTGAAGTAAAAAAGGCTGTCACAGGATATGGAAGAGCAGAAAAACATCAGGTTCAGGTCATGGTCTCTAAAATTCTTGATATTAAATCAAAGCTTTCAACTGACAGCGCTGATGCGCTTGCAATTGCACTGTGCCATACAAACACATTTAAATTAAACAGGACTTAG
- a CDS encoding PBP1A family penicillin-binding protein: protein MNKKTITILVTASIVTGIFFGGYLALAKGIPSIDELKQYSPTAGTKIFADDDTLIGELKAEKGIFVPIDKMPKHLINAVVAMEDARFWKHRGIDYIAIGRAILKDITHIGLKEGASTITQQLAKIAFLTPEKTIKRKLREAALAMKIERYLDKKEILELYLNKVYFGHGAYGVEMASHVYFGKSVTDITLSEAAILTALIKAPITYSPFNNLTRAKDRQSAVLLRMEEEGFIKKTEREKAVKEPLHLTSLRKENEANNYFVEYVRKYLEERFDEDTIYKAGLNVYTTLNKNLQLSAQKALQAGLRELDKRRGWRGPVEHKKDIDVGKEMSSKDVAYVIGTEDEITSGLVIKVSEKEAVIKTRGVLGKLPIANAQWASIALDRKTKKPYMIKGFNLTKIIKPGDIVKVRILGKKAKELMLALEQDTEIEGAVVSIEQSTGFIRALVGGYDFSKTEFNRAVNAKRQPGSAFKPIIYAAAMDNGYTPASIIEDEPVTYPGGLKGDWIPENYDRKFHGATRLRDALAYSRNIITIKLVDAIGISKIIAFSNNLGFEGDMPRDLSIALGSFSITPLSLTSIYSTFANNGVKMNPMAVKHITDANGSIIESNEPQGQEAVSPQTAFLITSMLKDVVNYGTGWRIKALGRPVAGKTGTTNEYRDAWFVGYTTGLTSCVWVGFDDMKPLGEKETGARAAAPIWLNFMRSETVGGSSIDFYPPEGIVQHSIDPKTGLLVDENTPGGIREYFKAGTQPTKYAGSVTLENKEVSNPDFD, encoded by the coding sequence ATGAACAAAAAAACAATAACCATTCTTGTAACAGCATCAATCGTAACAGGCATCTTTTTCGGCGGATATCTTGCGCTTGCCAAAGGCATTCCATCAATCGATGAGCTGAAGCAGTACAGCCCCACTGCCGGCACAAAGATATTTGCAGACGACGATACCCTTATCGGAGAACTCAAGGCGGAAAAAGGCATATTCGTGCCTATAGATAAAATGCCAAAACATCTGATAAATGCTGTTGTTGCAATGGAAGACGCAAGGTTCTGGAAACACAGGGGCATAGATTACATTGCTATCGGCAGAGCTATTCTGAAAGACATTACACATATCGGCCTCAAGGAAGGTGCGAGCACAATAACCCAGCAGCTTGCAAAGATCGCATTTCTAACTCCTGAGAAGACAATAAAGCGCAAACTAAGAGAAGCAGCACTCGCAATGAAGATCGAAAGATATCTAGATAAAAAAGAGATACTGGAACTGTATCTTAACAAGGTATATTTCGGACATGGCGCATATGGTGTTGAGATGGCCTCTCACGTGTATTTCGGCAAGTCAGTTACAGACATAACATTATCTGAAGCAGCGATACTTACTGCACTCATAAAGGCTCCGATCACATATTCCCCGTTTAACAATCTGACAAGAGCCAAGGATAGACAGTCAGCAGTTCTTTTGAGAATGGAAGAAGAAGGTTTCATCAAAAAAACAGAGAGGGAAAAAGCCGTTAAGGAGCCCTTGCATCTTACGAGCCTTAGAAAAGAAAATGAGGCAAATAATTATTTCGTAGAGTATGTCAGAAAATATCTCGAAGAAAGATTCGATGAAGACACTATCTACAAAGCTGGATTGAATGTTTACACAACTCTTAATAAAAACCTCCAGCTATCAGCGCAAAAAGCCTTGCAGGCCGGACTCAGAGAATTAGACAAAAGAAGAGGATGGCGGGGACCAGTAGAACATAAAAAGGATATTGATGTTGGAAAAGAAATGTCGAGCAAGGATGTAGCATATGTCATTGGAACCGAAGATGAAATAACATCGGGCCTTGTCATCAAGGTGAGCGAAAAAGAAGCCGTAATTAAGACAAGAGGTGTGCTTGGAAAGCTTCCAATAGCAAATGCGCAGTGGGCAAGTATTGCTCTGGATCGTAAAACAAAAAAACCATACATGATAAAAGGATTTAATCTTACCAAAATAATAAAGCCTGGAGATATTGTTAAAGTCAGGATTCTAGGTAAAAAGGCAAAAGAACTTATGCTTGCTCTTGAACAAGATACTGAGATTGAAGGAGCAGTTGTTTCAATAGAACAGAGCACAGGATTTATAAGGGCACTTGTAGGAGGCTATGATTTTTCAAAAACAGAGTTTAACAGAGCTGTTAATGCAAAGCGGCAGCCAGGTTCTGCCTTCAAGCCAATAATATATGCAGCTGCAATGGATAATGGCTACACTCCTGCAAGCATTATTGAAGATGAACCTGTGACTTATCCGGGCGGATTAAAAGGCGACTGGATTCCTGAAAATTATGACAGAAAATTTCACGGGGCAACAAGGCTGAGGGATGCGCTGGCATATTCGAGAAACATAATAACCATAAAACTTGTTGATGCAATAGGGATAAGCAAGATTATTGCCTTTTCAAACAATCTTGGATTTGAAGGGGATATGCCCCGTGATCTCAGCATAGCATTGGGAAGCTTCAGCATTACCCCCCTTTCACTCACATCCATATACAGCACATTTGCAAACAACGGCGTAAAGATGAACCCAATGGCAGTAAAACACATAACAGATGCCAACGGAAGCATCATCGAGTCCAATGAACCGCAGGGACAAGAGGCAGTAAGTCCGCAGACAGCATTTCTAATAACATCCATGCTGAAAGATGTTGTTAATTATGGAACAGGCTGGAGAATCAAAGCGCTTGGAAGACCCGTTGCAGGAAAAACAGGAACAACTAATGAATACAGGGACGCATGGTTTGTTGGTTATACAACCGGGCTGACATCATGCGTATGGGTGGGATTTGACGACATGAAACCATTAGGGGAAAAAGAAACAGGCGCAAGAGCAGCCGCTCCTATATGGCTAAATTTTATGCGATCAGAAACTGTTGGTGGATCATCTATTGATTTTTACCCGCCTGAAGGAATTGTTCAGCATTCGATAGATCCCAAAACAGGACTACTGGTAGATGAAAACACTCCGGGCGGAATAAGGGAATATTTCAAGGCTGGGACACAGCCGACAAAATATGCAGGTTCTGTAACTCTCGAAAATAAAGAGGTCTCGAATCCGGACTTTGATTAG
- a CDS encoding tetratricopeptide repeat protein, with the protein MKTFIFSIITLFFLASPVLAQTNYDKALEAYAKKDYKTAIQYLKEYVAEEPSAEAYYLLGYSAYKLKNMAESAEYFKEAYLLDPSFEPKHIKFDAKAKKTEKKEEQIKEEQTKEEQPQGQQEQK; encoded by the coding sequence ATGAAGACCTTTATATTCAGCATTATAACTCTGTTTTTTTTAGCATCACCAGTTCTTGCACAGACCAACTATGACAAAGCTCTCGAGGCTTATGCAAAAAAAGATTATAAAACAGCAATCCAGTATTTAAAGGAATATGTTGCTGAAGAACCAAGCGCAGAAGCGTACTACCTCTTGGGATACTCTGCTTATAAACTAAAAAATATGGCTGAATCAGCAGAATATTTTAAAGAAGCATATCTGCTTGATCCTTCATTCGAACCCAAGCATATAAAGTTCGATGCTAAAGCCAAAAAAACAGAGAAAAAAGAAGAACAGATTAAGGAAGAACAAACCAAAGAAGAGCAGCCGCAGGGACAGCAAGAACAGAAATAA
- a CDS encoding retroviral-like aspartic protease family protein, with protein sequence MGIDNKNKQDEISLSEIKFSKTEIRRIIFTVLTAVGIITAIPLFLLNESQSPVVPKPDASAVTQAGDQKSETSSNPSPPAPLHQQNQAPAQQQIIFKNTNNAPSVSDPSKIQQIKYYLKNEVRNIKFITSEINGESFEFIFDTGASDVSLNSETIQKLGIKDFSKAVQYGTASGVVTAYKFSCNSVKIAAFEIRNVDCSYNPSAKHNLFGNTFLSHFNYYIDELSQTITLVSKSEKAELVGGELRIPKSEGYVEIGGKRYEYVNGQLKRVQ encoded by the coding sequence ATGGGGATAGACAATAAGAACAAGCAGGATGAAATAAGCCTTTCAGAGATTAAATTCTCGAAAACAGAGATTCGGAGAATAATATTTACTGTTCTGACAGCAGTTGGAATTATAACCGCAATACCATTATTTTTATTGAATGAATCCCAGTCCCCAGTTGTTCCTAAGCCTGACGCTTCTGCTGTTACACAAGCAGGAGATCAGAAATCAGAAACTTCTAGTAATCCTTCACCGCCTGCGCCATTGCACCAGCAAAATCAGGCACCTGCTCAGCAGCAGATTATTTTTAAGAATACAAACAATGCGCCCTCAGTCAGCGACCCATCAAAAATTCAGCAGATAAAATACTATTTGAAAAATGAAGTGCGAAATATAAAGTTTATTACATCAGAAATTAACGGTGAATCATTTGAATTCATATTTGATACAGGAGCATCTGATGTCTCACTTAATTCTGAGACAATACAAAAGCTCGGAATTAAGGACTTCTCGAAAGCTGTACAATATGGAACAGCATCAGGCGTTGTTACAGCATATAAATTTTCATGCAATTCTGTGAAAATAGCCGCTTTTGAAATTAGGAATGTTGACTGTTCATACAATCCATCGGCAAAACATAATCTTTTCGGGAACACATTCCTGTCACATTTTAATTATTATATTGATGAGCTGAGCCAGACAATAACCCTGGTTTCTAAAAGCGAGAAGGCAGAGTTAGTAGGCGGAGAGCTGCGAATACCTAAAAGCGAAGGATACGTTGAGATAGGCGGCAAGAGATACGAATACGTTAACGGACAGTTAAAAAGAGTCCAATAA
- a CDS encoding NifU family protein, with translation MLDRAKIDEVIGRIRPALQRDGGDVEVVEITDDNIVKVKLKGACGSCPMATMTLKGGIEAELKKAFPELKAVQSV, from the coding sequence ATGCTCGATAGAGCAAAGATTGATGAAGTAATAGGCAGGATACGTCCAGCGCTTCAGAGGGACGGCGGAGACGTTGAGGTTGTAGAGATAACTGACGATAATATTGTTAAGGTAAAACTCAAAGGCGCATGCGGCTCATGCCCTATGGCAACAATGACATTAAAGGGCGGGATTGAAGCAGAACTCAAAAAAGCCTTTCCTGAATTAAAAGCTGTCCAGTCCGTATAA
- a CDS encoding HD-GYP domain-containing protein yields the protein QTLNLKELNELGVFIAAVIDFRSPFTASHSNGVSASSVSLARLTGFSDRECEMMRLAGYLHDLGKLAVPNEILDKPYRLTPKEFEMIRSHTYYTYSILDTLENFDTINTWGAYHHERIDGKGYPFHYKGDVLSLGSRIMCVADVFTALAEERPYRKGMSKEELMSIMSRMSGTALDSEIVSLLVKNFDMVNLARIEGQEISREFYKKIVEKYVQNV from the coding sequence CAGACTTTAAATCTTAAAGAACTTAACGAATTAGGAGTTTTTATTGCTGCAGTTATTGATTTCAGAAGTCCTTTTACAGCAAGCCATTCAAACGGCGTATCGGCAAGCTCTGTCTCACTTGCACGACTGACGGGCTTCTCAGACAGGGAATGCGAGATGATGAGACTTGCCGGGTATCTCCATGACCTTGGAAAGCTTGCAGTTCCAAATGAGATACTTGACAAGCCTTACAGACTGACCCCCAAGGAATTTGAAATGATACGTTCCCATACTTACTACACATATTCGATACTTGATACTCTTGAGAATTTCGACACAATAAATACATGGGGCGCGTATCATCATGAAAGAATAGACGGCAAGGGATACCCTTTTCATTATAAGGGTGATGTTCTTTCTCTTGGCTCTAGGATTATGTGTGTTGCGGATGTTTTTACAGCTCTTGCAGAAGAAAGACCATACAGAAAAGGAATGTCCAAAGAAGAACTGATGAGCATAATGAGCAGAATGTCAGGGACAGCGCTTGATTCTGAGATAGTTTCACTTCTTGTTAAAAATTTTGATATGGTAAACTTAGCCAGAATTGAAGGTCAGGAAATTTCCAGGGAATTCTACAAAAAGATAGTTGAGAAATATGTGCAAAACGTATAG